The DNA region GGACAGAGTGTGGGCAATAGTTTTTTAATTCAATCAGGATTACAAGAAGGCGATATAATTATTACTGATCAGCTTATTAAACTTCGCCCAAATGCACCTGTTAATATTATCAATAGCCAAGCACAATAAAAGGGAAAATCAATGTTTTCTAAATTTTTTATCAATCGCCCAGTTTTAGCGATGGTAATGTCTATTATTATTGTCATTGCGGGAGGATTATCTATTGCTTCGCTTGCAGTTGAGGAGTATCCGCAAGTTACACCACCGCAAGTTGTGGTTCAAGCAACTTATCCTGGTGCGAGTGCGGAAGTGATTTCTTCTAGTGTGGCTAGTATTTTAGAAAATAGTATCAATGGGGTAGAGGGAATGATTTACATGCAGTCTTCTTCTACTTCAAGTGGTAGTTTAAGCATTAATATTTATTTTACAAATGAGACAGATCCTGATCAAGCAACTATTAATGTTAATAATCGCGTCCAAGCTGTTATGAGTTCTCTACCTCAAGAAGTGCAAAGACAAGGAGTAACGGTAGATAAACGATCTTCTACTATTTTGGCAGTCTATTCACTTTTTTCTGATTCTCCTGCTCATGATACCACTTTTATTGCTAACTATGCTGCGATTAACATTTTAGAGGAATTAAAAAGGGTTCCAGGAGTGGGCGATGCAACACTTTTTAGTCGTCAAGAATATTCTATGCGGATTTGGCTCTCCCCTGATAAACTCACTAAATACAATCTAACTCCAGCAGAAGTTATTGCTCTTGTGCAAGAGCAAAATTCACAATTTGCCGCAGGATTTTTTGGTCAAGAACCTGTTAGAAAAGATTTGGATTTTACTTACACGGTAACAACTCAAGGAAGATTCACAACTCCTGAAGAATTTGGAAATATTCTAGTGCGCACAAATCCTGATGGATCTTCGCTATTGCTTAAAGATCTAGCAAGAATAGAGTTAGGAGCAGAAGATTATAGTGTGAATGCGTTTTATAATGGGCGTCCTGCTGTTGCCTTTGGATTGTTTTTGCAGCCTGGAGCAAATGCTTTGAGTGTTGCTGAGGGAGTAGCAAAAAAAATAAAAGAACTCTCTCAATCTTTTCCAGAAGGGTTGCAATATGCAATTCCTTATGACACGACTTCTTTTGTTGATGTTTCGGTAAAGGAAGTAATTAAAACCTTTATTGAAGCCATAATTTTGGTTATTATTGTTATTTACTTCTTTCTGCAAAATTTTAGGGCAACTATTATCCCTGTGCTTGCGATTCCAGTCTCAATTATTGGGACTTTTGCAGGAATGTATTTGCTTGGATTTTCAATTAACCTTTTGACACTTTTTGGCTTAATTTTGGCTATTGGGATTGTGGTAGATGATGCGATTATTGTAATTGAAAATGTTGAGAGGCTTATTTCTGAAGAGAATCTTTCAGTAAAAGATGCCACCATTAAAGCAATGGAAGAAATAGCAAGTCCTGTTGTGGCAATTGTTTTGGTTTTATCAGCAGTTTTTATTCCTATTGCTTTTATTGGGGGGTTTAGTGGAGAGATTTATAAGCAGTTTGCTATTACCATTGTTATTTCTGTGGTTATTTCTGGATTTGTAGCTTTAACTCTTACTCCTGCTCTTTGTGTTTCTATTTTAAAAAAGATTGAACCTAAGCCATTTTGGATTGTAAAGAAATTTAATGATTTCTTTACTTGGCTTACGCATCAATTCACTGATAAGGTTGCCCATGCTATTAGGCGTGGAGTATTTTATGTGATTTTGTTTGTAGGATTGCTTGCGGTAACTTATGGTTTATTTACAAGAGTGCCAACTGGACTTGTTCCAGCTGAAGATAAGGGAATGCTTATTGTCTCTATGAAACTCCCACCTGCAACTGCTCTAAGCAAAACGTCAGATACAGCTTCTTTTATGGAAAGCACCATTCGAAACAATCCTAATGTAGAGGGAGTTATGGCATTGGCAGGTTATGATATGCTTTCAAGTGCGGTGAGAACCTTTGGAGGAACTGCTTTTGTAAAGCTTAAAGATTGGGATTTGCGAAAAGAAGAAAGTCAAAAATCTCAAGTATTAGCACAGAGTTTAACAGGGCAGTTAATGCAGAATCCTAATGCGGTTATTTTTGCTTTAAATCCACCTCCAATTATGGGGCTTAGCTTGACAGATGGTTTTGAGATATATATTCAAAACCGCACGGGAGGCTCAATTCAAGATTTGCAAAAATACACGCAAATGGTTTTGCAAGAAGCACAAAAGCGCCCTGAATTAACCGGAGTAAGAACGACTTTGAGCGTGGATATTCCACAATACAATGTTAAGCTTGATAGGCAAAAAGCCAAATCACTTGGTGTGAATATTGATGATGTATTCTCTACGCTTCAAGCGACTTTTGGCTCTTATTATGTGAATGATTTTAATCTTTATGGTCGAACTTTTAAGGTAAGTATGCAATCTGAAAGTGCCTTTAGAGAATCACCAGATAATTTGCGTGATGTTTTTGTTCGATCTAATAATGGTGATTTGATACCCATTAGCTCGTTAGTTACTTTTGAGAGGATTATTGGAGCTGATGTGCTAGAGCGCTTTAATCTTTTCCCAGCAGCAATGCTTATGGGAGATGCAGCGCAGGGTTATTCCTCAGGGGATGCGCTAAAGGCAATTGAAGAAGTTGCTAATCAAGTTTTACCCCAAGGGTATTCTATAGCGTTTTCAGGTAGCTCTTATCAGGAGAAAAATGCAGGTGGTACAGGTGCAATTGCATTTATTTTTGGATTGATTTTTGTTTTCTTGATTCTTGCAGCACAATATGAGCGGTGGTTGATGCCATTAGCAGTTTTAACAGCTGTACCTTTTGCTGTTTTTGGTGCGATTTTGGCTACTTGGTTAAGAGGATTAAATAATGACATTTACTTTCAAATTGGACTTGTAATGCTTATTGCACTATCAGCTAAAAATGCAATTTTGATCATTGAGTTTGCAATGGAAGCAAGAGAGAAGCATGGCAAAAATATCTATGATTCTGCAGTGGAGGCAGCAAGATTGCGATTCCGTCCTATTGTGATGACTTCTTTGGCTTTCACCATAGGTGTTTTGCCGCTTGTTATAAGTAGTGGTGCAGGAGCTGCTAGTCGTCATGCTATTGGAACAGGGGTTCTTGGTGGAATGTTGGCGGCGACTTTCATTGCTACTTTTTTTATTCCTCTTTTTTATACTTATTTTGCGAGATTTGGAGAATTTCTTGGTAGTTTAAGGAAAAAGCATGAATAAGACAATATTAGTTTGGATTGGTTTGGGACTTTTGATTGGTGGTTGTTCTTTGTCTCCTAAATATGAACAACCAAAAGCAAATTTACCACAAGATTTTGGCGTGGAATATTCTAACGAAACCATTAGTCAAACTTGGTGGAAAGACTTTGGCGATGAATATCTTAATGGTATTGTTGAAGAAGCCTTAAAGAATAATTATGATCTTGCCGTTGCAATGGAAAGAGTTTCTCAAGCAAGAAGTTCATGGGGATATGCAAGAAGTGATAGATACCCTTCTTTATCTGCTCAAGGTGAAGCAACAAGAAATAAGAAAAATCCAAAACAAGGAGAGTTTGACAATTATAATAATTTTTCCTTGAGCGGTATTTTGAGCTTTGAGTTAGACTTGTGGGGTAGGGCTAGAGATGCTGATAGAAGCGCTTATGCGACTTTGTTAGCTAGTAAGGCTAATCGCGATACGATTCGATTGAGTTTGATTGCTAATGTGGTAGAGAGTTATTTTGGAGTATTGACTTTAAATAATCAAGTGCAAATCTCTCAAAATACGCTTTTAAGCCGAGAAGAGAGCTATCAATATCGCAAAAAAGAATTTGAAGCTGGAAAAATTTCAGAAATTGATATGCAGCAGGCAAGATCAGAAATGGCGTCGGTTAGGGCACAACTTCAAAGTTTGCTAATGGAGAGAAATGCTGCGCAAACAGCTTTGATGATTTTGCTTGGTAGAGATCCACAAGGAATTTTTAATGTGGCACTTCCTATGGAATCGCAAATGCTTCCTAAAGCCCCTAAAGTGCCAGTTGGATTACCTTCGACGCTTTTAGAGAAAAGACCAGATATTGAAGCAGCAGAGCAGAATCTCAAAGCGGCTAATTTTTCTATTGGTGTAGCAAGGGCAGCGTATTTTCCAACCATTTCTTTAACGGGGCTTATTGGCTATGCTAGTCCAGAATTAAACGAATTATTTAGCAATTCTACTTCAACTTGGAATTATGGTGGAAATTTTGTGAGTAATGTGATTGATTTTGGGAGAACTAGCTCTAATGTAGAGCTGACAAAATCGCAATATAGAGAAATGCTACTTAATTATGGTCAGACACTTAGACAAGCTTTTGGTGAGGTAAGAGATTCGTTGTATAATCATAGTATGAGTTTTGAGCGTTTAAATAGCCTAAATGAACAAGTTGAAGCATTAAGGAGAACATTAGTGTTAGCAGAGTTGCGTTATAGGGAAGGTTATACTAATTACCTTGAGGTTTTAACAACACAAAGCAATCTTTTTGCAGCAGAGCTAACTCAGCAAAGCGCGAATCTTGAAAATCTTTCTTCAGTGATTAATATTTATAAAGCTTTTGGCGGTGGCTGGGATAAAATCAAATATGCAGAAGAGGAATAATCAAAATCTTTTTTATGGATTTTGATTTATTTGCAACTAAAAATAACTTTTCCCCTAGCCATTTTTTCTACTTCTTTACCTGTTGGCATGACAATATCTTCTAGGCTATTAGAATCTGATTTTGCAAGAATTGCAGTGCTATGAAGTGGCATATTCTCCATTTCCGAAATTAATCCTAAAGAAATTTCTTTAATTGTGCATTGTTTGTCTAGATTTTTAGAATAATCTTGAGCAATTGTGTTGGCTTTATCAAGCAGGGCTTGGTTAAGTTTTCTGTCTATTTTTTCTAAATCATCTTTTTGAATGATT from Helicobacter colisuis includes:
- a CDS encoding efflux RND transporter permease subunit yields the protein MFSKFFINRPVLAMVMSIIIVIAGGLSIASLAVEEYPQVTPPQVVVQATYPGASAEVISSSVASILENSINGVEGMIYMQSSSTSSGSLSINIYFTNETDPDQATINVNNRVQAVMSSLPQEVQRQGVTVDKRSSTILAVYSLFSDSPAHDTTFIANYAAINILEELKRVPGVGDATLFSRQEYSMRIWLSPDKLTKYNLTPAEVIALVQEQNSQFAAGFFGQEPVRKDLDFTYTVTTQGRFTTPEEFGNILVRTNPDGSSLLLKDLARIELGAEDYSVNAFYNGRPAVAFGLFLQPGANALSVAEGVAKKIKELSQSFPEGLQYAIPYDTTSFVDVSVKEVIKTFIEAIILVIIVIYFFLQNFRATIIPVLAIPVSIIGTFAGMYLLGFSINLLTLFGLILAIGIVVDDAIIVIENVERLISEENLSVKDATIKAMEEIASPVVAIVLVLSAVFIPIAFIGGFSGEIYKQFAITIVISVVISGFVALTLTPALCVSILKKIEPKPFWIVKKFNDFFTWLTHQFTDKVAHAIRRGVFYVILFVGLLAVTYGLFTRVPTGLVPAEDKGMLIVSMKLPPATALSKTSDTASFMESTIRNNPNVEGVMALAGYDMLSSAVRTFGGTAFVKLKDWDLRKEESQKSQVLAQSLTGQLMQNPNAVIFALNPPPIMGLSLTDGFEIYIQNRTGGSIQDLQKYTQMVLQEAQKRPELTGVRTTLSVDIPQYNVKLDRQKAKSLGVNIDDVFSTLQATFGSYYVNDFNLYGRTFKVSMQSESAFRESPDNLRDVFVRSNNGDLIPISSLVTFERIIGADVLERFNLFPAAMLMGDAAQGYSSGDALKAIEEVANQVLPQGYSIAFSGSSYQEKNAGGTGAIAFIFGLIFVFLILAAQYERWLMPLAVLTAVPFAVFGAILATWLRGLNNDIYFQIGLVMLIALSAKNAILIIEFAMEAREKHGKNIYDSAVEAARLRFRPIVMTSLAFTIGVLPLVISSGAGAASRHAIGTGVLGGMLAATFIATFFIPLFYTYFARFGEFLGSLRKKHE
- a CDS encoding efflux transporter outer membrane subunit; amino-acid sequence: MNKTILVWIGLGLLIGGCSLSPKYEQPKANLPQDFGVEYSNETISQTWWKDFGDEYLNGIVEEALKNNYDLAVAMERVSQARSSWGYARSDRYPSLSAQGEATRNKKNPKQGEFDNYNNFSLSGILSFELDLWGRARDADRSAYATLLASKANRDTIRLSLIANVVESYFGVLTLNNQVQISQNTLLSREESYQYRKKEFEAGKISEIDMQQARSEMASVRAQLQSLLMERNAAQTALMILLGRDPQGIFNVALPMESQMLPKAPKVPVGLPSTLLEKRPDIEAAEQNLKAANFSIGVARAAYFPTISLTGLIGYASPELNELFSNSTSTWNYGGNFVSNVIDFGRTSSNVELTKSQYREMLLNYGQTLRQAFGEVRDSLYNHSMSFERLNSLNEQVEALRRTLVLAELRYREGYTNYLEVLTTQSNLFAAELTQQSANLENLSSVINIYKAFGGGWDKIKYAEEE